The following proteins are encoded in a genomic region of Spirosoma sp. SC4-14:
- the uvrB gene encoding excinuclease ABC subunit UvrB: MNFKLTSEFQPTGDQPKAIEQLVKGIKEGEPAQVLLGVTGSGKTFSVANVIAQTNRPTLVLSHNKTLAAQLYGEFKQFFPENAVEYFISYYDYYQPEAYIATTNTYIEKDLAINEEIDKLRLAATSALMSGRRDVIVVASVSCIYGMGNPEEFKRNVVRIGVGERMSRNQFLHQLVEILYSRTEGDFQRGNFRVKGDTVDLYVAYADFAYRVIFFGDEIETIQQIDPSTGRKISEEQIVTIFPANLFVTGRDTLNSAIHEIQDDLVAQIRYFESDFREQEATRIKERTEFDLEMMRELGYCSGIENYSRYFDRRQPGQRPFCLLDYFPDDYLLVIDESHVTIPQIRAMWGGDRSRKTALVDYGFRLPSAMDNRPLTFQEFEDLSGQTIYVSATPADYELRRSEGVVVEQLIRPTGLLDPEIEVRPSLNQIDDLLESIDGRVKNNERVLVTTLTKRMAEELTKYLDRVGIKTRYIHSEVKTLDRVEILRDLRLGNFDVLVGVNLLREGLDLPEVSLVAIMDADKEGFLRDIRSLIQTIGRAARNANGKVIMYADTITGSMQKAIEETNRRRSIQMEYNADNGIVPTTVLKSREAIMGQTKVADSKAKHFYVEPEEIRIAADPVVQYMGKNDLEKIINETQAKMERAAKDLDFLEAARLRDELFQLRDKLKQAMA; encoded by the coding sequence ATGAACTTCAAATTAACGTCAGAATTTCAGCCTACCGGCGATCAGCCAAAGGCCATTGAACAACTGGTTAAGGGTATAAAAGAGGGCGAACCGGCTCAGGTATTGCTCGGGGTCACGGGATCAGGCAAGACATTTTCTGTAGCCAATGTTATTGCGCAAACCAATCGACCTACGCTGGTACTGAGTCATAACAAGACCCTGGCAGCACAGCTTTACGGCGAATTCAAGCAGTTTTTTCCTGAAAATGCGGTCGAATACTTCATCAGCTATTACGACTACTACCAGCCCGAAGCATACATTGCTACCACCAATACCTACATCGAAAAAGATCTGGCCATCAACGAAGAAATCGACAAACTACGGCTGGCTGCTACGTCGGCACTGATGAGTGGTCGGCGGGATGTGATTGTGGTCGCTTCGGTGTCGTGCATCTATGGCATGGGTAATCCCGAAGAATTTAAACGAAATGTGGTGCGGATTGGTGTGGGCGAACGCATGAGCCGAAATCAGTTTCTGCATCAACTGGTCGAGATTTTGTATAGCCGTACGGAAGGCGATTTTCAGCGGGGTAATTTCAGAGTCAAGGGCGATACCGTCGATCTGTACGTGGCTTATGCCGATTTTGCGTATCGGGTCATCTTTTTTGGCGATGAAATCGAGACCATTCAGCAAATCGACCCATCGACGGGCCGAAAAATTTCGGAAGAACAGATCGTGACGATTTTCCCGGCCAACCTGTTCGTAACGGGGCGGGATACGCTCAATAGTGCAATTCATGAGATTCAGGACGATCTGGTTGCGCAGATTCGCTACTTCGAATCTGATTTTCGGGAGCAGGAGGCCACACGGATTAAAGAACGCACCGAGTTCGATCTGGAAATGATGCGCGAGCTGGGCTACTGTTCCGGTATCGAAAACTATTCCCGCTATTTTGATCGGCGGCAACCGGGCCAGCGACCGTTCTGCCTGCTCGATTATTTCCCCGACGATTATCTGCTGGTGATCGACGAAAGTCACGTCACGATTCCGCAGATACGGGCTATGTGGGGGGGCGATCGCTCCCGCAAAACCGCCCTGGTCGATTATGGGTTTCGGTTGCCGTCGGCGATGGATAACCGCCCGCTTACCTTTCAGGAATTTGAAGATTTGTCGGGGCAAACCATTTATGTGTCGGCTACTCCTGCCGACTATGAACTACGCCGGAGCGAAGGTGTTGTTGTCGAACAATTGATTCGCCCAACGGGCCTGCTCGATCCTGAAATTGAAGTACGGCCGAGCCTGAACCAGATTGATGACCTGCTCGAATCGATCGATGGCCGTGTAAAAAATAATGAACGCGTATTGGTCACAACGCTTACCAAACGCATGGCCGAAGAACTCACAAAATACCTCGATCGGGTTGGTATTAAAACGCGATATATTCACTCTGAAGTGAAAACGCTCGACCGGGTCGAAATTCTTCGCGATCTGCGACTGGGTAATTTCGATGTGCTGGTGGGGGTAAATCTACTACGCGAAGGGCTCGACCTGCCCGAAGTATCGCTGGTAGCCATTATGGATGCCGATAAAGAAGGTTTTCTGCGCGACATTCGATCGTTGATCCAGACTATTGGCCGGGCGGCCCGGAATGCCAATGGTAAAGTAATTATGTATGCCGACACGATTACGGGATCGATGCAGAAAGCAATTGAAGAAACCAATCGCCGTCGGTCGATTCAGATGGAATACAACGCTGATAATGGTATTGTGCCAACAACCGTACTGAAATCCCGCGAGGCCATCATGGGACAAACCAAAGTGGCCGATTCCAAAGCCAAACATTTTTATGTTGAGCCCGAAGAAATTCGGATTGCAGCCGATCCGGTGGTGCAGTATATGGGCAAAAACGATCTGGAAAAGATTATTAATGAAACGCAGGCTAAAATGGAACGAGCTGCTAAAGACCTCGATTTCCTGGAGGCTGCCCGGCTACGGGATGAGTTATTTCAACTGCGCGATAAACTAAAGCAGGCAATGGCTTAG
- a CDS encoding DUF2911 domain-containing protein, with protein sequence MRRVLLLLGIIAVILLAGFFALRIWTKSSSPESMALYSQDGFSIKVDYCRPYKKGRTIFGGLVPYGNVWRTGANEATVIELGQNVDIAGKALSAGTYSLWTIPTRENWTIIFNRETGQWGTDYNPAEDVLRVPVPAQPHNPVADQFTIMFSPETDGADMLLIWDQTEVVVPIRKQ encoded by the coding sequence ATGCGTCGTGTCCTTCTTCTACTCGGTATTATTGCTGTTATATTACTGGCCGGTTTTTTTGCTCTCCGTATATGGACCAAGTCCAGCAGTCCGGAGTCGATGGCGTTATATAGCCAGGATGGATTTAGTATAAAAGTTGATTACTGCCGACCGTATAAGAAAGGTCGTACTATTTTTGGCGGATTGGTTCCCTATGGAAATGTGTGGCGTACGGGAGCCAACGAAGCTACAGTAATTGAACTTGGTCAGAATGTCGATATTGCCGGAAAAGCATTGAGTGCCGGAACCTATTCGCTCTGGACAATTCCGACCAGGGAGAACTGGACAATTATTTTCAACCGCGAAACGGGTCAGTGGGGAACAGATTATAACCCCGCTGAGGATGTGTTGCGAGTGCCTGTTCCTGCACAGCCCCACAATCCGGTTGCCGACCAGTTTACGATCATGTTTAGCCCCGAAACGGATGGCGCAGACATGCTTCTGATCTGGGACCAAACCGAAGTGGTAGTACCTATTCGGAAGCAATAG
- a CDS encoding MFS transporter, protein MNFWRVKLSLLLNYFVFAILLNSVGTVILQVQNNYSVSASSASVLEAFKDLSIAFVSFIVASYITRIGYKRAMLIALGIVTVSCLLMPQLPGFWTTKLLFAATGASFALIKVSIFATIGLVTDDSNGHASFMNFLESFFMIGVLSGYFLFSAFVDDTNPRSTSWLMVYYVLAGIALVAFLLLLSTPIDESSIQRETINAPLAKALVADLGDMVKLAITPVVLVFIVTAFIYVLMEQGIMSWLPTFNSQILKLPISLSIQMASILAASTAIGRFMAGLLLRRLSWYWLLIICLIVAAGLVLLALPLAASVGEKKVTGWADAPIAAFIFPMIGLLIAPIYPAINSAILSSLPLRKHGPMAGLIVIFSALGGTTGSIITGHVFEAYGGQTAFYFSLVPIGLLVVLLTIFRRMQAKAGISDKVVLDKAAMGGH, encoded by the coding sequence ATGAATTTTTGGCGTGTTAAATTATCGCTTTTACTAAACTATTTTGTCTTTGCCATTCTGCTAAACAGCGTTGGAACAGTTATTCTTCAGGTACAGAATAACTATAGCGTATCGGCCTCATCAGCCAGCGTTCTGGAAGCCTTCAAAGATCTTTCGATCGCATTTGTCTCGTTCATTGTTGCTTCTTACATCACCCGTATTGGTTATAAGCGAGCCATGCTCATTGCTCTCGGCATCGTAACGGTGTCCTGTCTGCTTATGCCACAACTACCTGGCTTCTGGACAACGAAATTGCTCTTTGCGGCTACTGGAGCCAGTTTTGCGTTGATTAAAGTCTCCATTTTCGCTACCATTGGCCTGGTTACTGACGATTCGAATGGGCACGCCAGTTTTATGAACTTTCTGGAGTCGTTTTTTATGATTGGGGTGCTATCTGGCTATTTTCTGTTTAGCGCCTTCGTCGATGATACGAATCCCAGATCGACTTCGTGGCTGATGGTCTATTATGTGCTGGCTGGCATTGCACTGGTTGCGTTTCTGCTTCTGCTCAGCACACCCATCGATGAGTCGAGTATTCAGCGCGAAACAATTAATGCACCACTGGCCAAAGCACTGGTGGCCGATCTGGGCGATATGGTTAAACTGGCCATTACGCCGGTTGTGCTGGTGTTTATTGTAACGGCCTTCATTTATGTGCTGATGGAGCAGGGCATCATGAGCTGGTTGCCTACGTTTAACAGCCAGATCCTGAAATTGCCGATTTCGCTCAGCATTCAGATGGCCAGTATTCTGGCCGCTTCAACGGCGATTGGCCGATTTATGGCGGGCTTGCTGCTGCGTCGGCTGTCGTGGTATTGGCTGCTGATCATCTGCCTGATTGTGGCTGCAGGGCTGGTGTTGCTGGCCTTACCGCTAGCCGCGTCGGTGGGCGAGAAAAAAGTAACGGGCTGGGCCGATGCACCAATTGCTGCGTTCATTTTTCCAATGATTGGCCTCCTGATTGCCCCCATTTATCCAGCCATTAACTCCGCTATCCTGAGTAGTTTGCCGCTACGGAAGCACGGACCAATGGCCGGGTTGATCGTTATCTTCTCGGCGCTTGGCGGCACTACGGGCTCCATCATTACGGGCCACGTTTTCGAAGCCTACGGTGGGCAAACGGCTTTCTATTTCTCGCTGGTGCCAATTGGACTGTTGGTTGTTTTACTGACCATATTCCGACGGATGCAGGCGAAGGCCGGTATTTCGGATAAAGTGGTACTGGATAAGGCCGCAATGGGGGGGCATTGA
- a CDS encoding alpha/beta hydrolase-fold protein, which yields MTFRTLLFSIFLIVPLLSSAQSRRRAQLTTPQSNGPVPVVSAPQTRLLESLIWNSSMLNRAVKFSVYLPPDYYTSNRRYPVVYLLHGYGDNETSWIQFGEADRIADAGIRSGELPPMIIVMPDAGTTFYINDYQNKIRYEDMFVQELIPHIDSMFRTRTQREFRSVSGLSMGGFGSLTLAMHHPELFSGCAALSAGIRTDEAFASIPDERYDAVFAPVFSGPAKGENRLTLTWKRNSPITLAQSAPEGDLIKVRWYIDCGDDDALSAGNAMLHLAFLDRKIPHEYRVRDGGHTWNYWRSGLPDALKFVSESFHR from the coding sequence ATGACATTCCGCACTTTACTGTTTTCTATTTTTTTGATTGTCCCCCTGCTTAGTTCAGCTCAATCCCGACGGCGGGCCCAATTGACAACACCCCAGTCGAATGGCCCCGTTCCGGTTGTATCGGCCCCCCAGACCCGCCTGCTTGAAAGCCTGATCTGGAACAGTTCGATGCTCAACAGGGCCGTGAAATTCTCGGTCTATCTGCCACCAGATTATTATACCTCTAACCGGCGCTATCCGGTGGTGTATTTGCTGCATGGCTATGGCGATAACGAAACCAGTTGGATACAGTTTGGCGAAGCAGATCGTATTGCCGATGCAGGCATCCGCTCCGGCGAATTACCCCCAATGATTATTGTAATGCCCGACGCCGGTACAACCTTCTATATCAACGACTACCAGAATAAAATTCGCTACGAAGATATGTTTGTGCAGGAGTTGATACCGCACATCGATTCAATGTTTAGAACCCGTACTCAACGCGAATTCCGGTCGGTTTCGGGCTTGTCGATGGGTGGTTTTGGGTCGTTAACGCTGGCCATGCACCATCCTGAACTATTTAGTGGTTGTGCAGCGCTAAGCGCCGGGATTCGCACCGATGAAGCGTTTGCCAGTATTCCTGATGAACGATACGATGCGGTGTTTGCTCCCGTTTTTAGCGGGCCAGCTAAAGGAGAAAACCGACTGACTCTTACCTGGAAGCGTAATAGTCCAATCACACTGGCCCAATCGGCACCGGAAGGTGATCTGATAAAAGTACGGTGGTATATCGACTGTGGCGACGACGATGCGCTATCGGCAGGCAATGCAATGCTACACCTGGCTTTTCTCGATCGTAAGATTCCGCACGAATACCGCGTTCGCGATGGTGGGCACACCTGGAACTACTGGCGTTCGGGTTTGCCCGATGCGTTGAAGTTCGTTAGTGAAAGTTTTCATCGGTAA
- the treF gene encoding alpha,alpha-trehalase TreF, giving the protein MSPTLPAHLHFLSPDQLFGPLFRDVQLSYVFSDSKTFVDCIPRLPANELRARYDVEKIKPGFDLDSFIRDHFVVPEQAAGNYVSDTTLATADHIDRLWDRLTRPADMPVAGSSRVALPHPYVVPGGRFREIFYWDSYFTILGLQVSGRTELIRGMVDNFAYLIDTFGFIPNGNRTYFLSRSQPPFFALMVGLLADIDGKAVLARYQPQLQREYDFWMAGLPNVYQGQSASQRVVRIDDSTFLNRYWDDTPTPRPESYRQEIELLEKAEPLGIAPEELYNHIRAACESGWDFSSRWFRDEHTLAHIHTADIAPVDLNCLLYWLEVTLHNIAIQTGAWKTAYDDFDPLINDRQKAIQRVFWNEETGFFHDYDAVSQKQIPSLTLAGVFPLFFRLATPQQAERVHERLKSDFLQAGGWVTTLQQSGQQWDWPNGWAPLQWIVYRGLLNYGFAETANEGRDRWLSLNDKVFKATGKMMEKYNVVDASLTTGGGEYPNQDGFGWTNGVYLRLLKDKQGK; this is encoded by the coding sequence GTGTCTCCAACACTGCCTGCGCACCTGCATTTTTTATCGCCCGACCAGCTTTTTGGGCCCTTATTCCGCGATGTTCAGTTAAGTTATGTTTTCAGTGACTCCAAAACATTTGTCGACTGTATACCCAGACTTCCGGCAAACGAGCTTAGGGCACGCTACGATGTCGAAAAAATAAAGCCCGGTTTTGACCTGGATTCTTTCATCCGCGACCATTTTGTTGTCCCTGAGCAAGCTGCTGGTAACTACGTCAGCGATACAACCCTCGCCACCGCCGACCACATCGACCGCTTGTGGGATCGGCTGACCCGCCCTGCCGATATGCCCGTTGCGGGGAGTTCACGCGTGGCCCTTCCGCACCCATATGTTGTGCCGGGTGGCCGCTTTCGGGAGATTTTTTACTGGGACAGCTACTTTACCATACTGGGCCTTCAGGTATCGGGTCGGACTGAGCTGATTCGGGGAATGGTCGATAATTTTGCCTACCTCATCGATACATTTGGTTTTATCCCCAACGGCAATCGAACCTATTTTCTGAGTCGGTCACAACCGCCTTTTTTCGCCCTTATGGTTGGCTTGCTGGCTGATATTGACGGGAAAGCCGTACTTGCCCGCTACCAGCCGCAACTCCAGCGCGAATACGATTTCTGGATGGCCGGGCTGCCAAACGTGTATCAAGGCCAATCGGCCAGTCAGCGCGTTGTACGAATCGACGACAGTACTTTTCTGAACCGCTACTGGGACGACACACCTACTCCTCGACCGGAATCCTATCGGCAGGAAATTGAACTGCTCGAAAAAGCAGAACCATTGGGCATCGCTCCCGAAGAACTTTATAATCATATTCGGGCCGCCTGCGAATCGGGCTGGGATTTCAGCAGTCGTTGGTTTCGCGATGAGCATACGCTGGCGCATATTCATACTGCCGATATTGCGCCGGTTGATCTAAATTGCCTGCTATACTGGCTCGAAGTAACTCTCCACAATATAGCCATCCAGACCGGTGCCTGGAAAACAGCCTACGACGATTTTGATCCGTTGATTAATGATCGCCAGAAAGCAATTCAGCGCGTGTTCTGGAACGAAGAAACCGGCTTTTTTCATGACTATGATGCCGTTTCCCAAAAACAGATACCCTCGCTCACGCTGGCCGGAGTTTTTCCGCTTTTCTTCCGGCTGGCCACGCCCCAACAGGCCGAACGCGTTCATGAACGCCTGAAATCGGATTTCTTACAGGCGGGCGGCTGGGTTACAACCCTCCAGCAAAGTGGTCAGCAATGGGACTGGCCCAATGGCTGGGCACCTTTGCAGTGGATTGTTTACCGAGGTCTTTTAAACTATGGTTTCGCCGAAACAGCCAACGAAGGGCGCGACCGCTGGCTTAGCCTCAACGACAAGGTCTTTAAAGCTACGGGCAAAATGATGGAGAAATATAATGTGGTAGACGCATCACTGACTACGGGCGGAGGTGAATACCCGAACCAGGATGGTTTTGGCTGGACCAACGGCGTGTATCTGAGACTTTTAAAGGATAAGCAGGGAAAATAA